In one Cloacibacillus sp. An23 genomic region, the following are encoded:
- the ftsZ gene encoding cell division protein FtsZ, whose amino-acid sequence MDSMSEIFQLDKSNFPAREVIKVVGVGGAGNNALNHIIRGGVTGVEFIAANTDIAHLELSEASCRIILGKELTKGLGAGSDPEIGCKSAMESREELRSVVEGADMVFVAAGMGGGTGTGAAPVIAGIAKEAGALVVAVVTLPFTFEGRRRIRQANMGIEQLRDKVDALIIIPNDRLLNVTDKKTSVNDAFKMADGVLHQAVQGVTDLIKRPGLVNVDFADVKTIMSNAGTAIMGIGEGYGEKRAATAAYNAINSPLMDCKMSGAKGILFNITGGASVGIHEINEAISIITEAADEDAFIIWGHVFDPEMEDAIQITVIATGFDGDRDEKPAPEPQPQARTAFPHRQAAQQRPASTGVTTQGLDIAAVKNLNNYTAARMSPQQPKAQEAEKQPEPQPRKAEPVKTITVQQGDDDLFKKSGAPVDQYDTPSFLRRRRES is encoded by the coding sequence ATGGATTCAATGTCCGAAATTTTTCAGCTTGATAAATCGAATTTCCCGGCGCGCGAGGTAATCAAAGTCGTAGGCGTCGGCGGGGCGGGAAACAACGCCCTCAACCACATAATACGCGGCGGAGTGACAGGAGTGGAATTCATCGCCGCCAACACAGACATAGCGCATCTAGAGCTGTCTGAGGCGTCGTGCCGCATCATCCTCGGCAAGGAGCTTACGAAGGGGCTCGGAGCAGGCTCTGACCCAGAAATCGGATGCAAGTCCGCGATGGAGTCTCGCGAGGAGCTTCGCTCAGTCGTCGAAGGGGCCGACATGGTCTTCGTCGCGGCGGGGATGGGCGGCGGCACCGGCACGGGAGCCGCGCCGGTCATCGCCGGGATAGCCAAAGAAGCCGGCGCTCTCGTAGTCGCCGTCGTGACTCTGCCCTTCACCTTCGAGGGACGGCGCAGGATACGTCAGGCCAACATGGGCATCGAGCAGCTCCGCGACAAAGTAGACGCGCTCATCATCATACCGAACGACAGACTGCTCAACGTCACCGACAAGAAGACCTCGGTCAACGACGCCTTCAAAATGGCTGACGGCGTGCTCCACCAGGCAGTGCAGGGCGTTACGGACCTCATCAAGCGTCCCGGCCTGGTCAACGTGGACTTCGCCGACGTCAAGACTATAATGTCGAACGCCGGAACCGCGATAATGGGCATAGGCGAGGGCTACGGCGAGAAACGCGCGGCTACCGCAGCCTATAACGCTATAAACAGCCCGCTTATGGACTGCAAGATGAGCGGCGCCAAGGGCATACTCTTCAACATCACTGGAGGCGCGAGCGTCGGCATCCACGAGATAAACGAGGCGATAAGCATAATCACAGAGGCCGCGGACGAGGACGCCTTCATCATCTGGGGCCACGTCTTCGATCCGGAAATGGAAGACGCCATACAGATCACCGTCATCGCGACTGGCTTCGACGGCGACAGGGACGAAAAACCGGCGCCGGAACCTCAGCCGCAGGCCAGAACTGCCTTCCCGCACAGGCAGGCGGCGCAGCAGCGTCCGGCTTCGACCGGCGTCACAACGCAGGGGCTGGACATCGCGGCAGTGAAGAACCTTAACAACTATACCGCCGCCAGAATGTCTCCGCAGCAGCCGAAGGCGCAGGAAGCGGAGAAGCAGCCCGAGCCGCAGCCCAGAAAAGCAGAGCCGGTCAAGACGATTACGGTCCAGCAGGGCGACGACGACCTCTTCAAAAAAAGCGGCGCGCCGGTCGATCAGTACGACACGCCGTCTTTCCTGAGACGGAGGCGCGAATCCTGA
- a CDS encoding radical SAM protein has translation MTAWQSWEEYRRDEEWIKELPKGGDLPWALFYPADYSIGAASLGYQYVFQTLRELGAAAERFFASPVPYRSADADTMLERFPVITASIAYECDVPVFFRWLKGAGVPLRPEEREKGGFPVVGMGGALTYINPLVASGVCDFVVLGDGMDVMGEIAGVLRRYGGGSREKLWRELAAVPTVFVPPVHVREGLGNSKLRIARELSLDGPYPMHSVWTTPRGTFGKTLLIELQRGCARSCAYCTLPRCFGRMRFRKFEAVGKALDDVTARFDVPQVGLVTPEAGDYPFITPLLAKLREKGAGVSFASLRLDRLTEDMITAMSESGRRSVTVAPETGSDRLRFACGKKFTNDLVVEKLAMARSLGIDKAKLYLMTGLPGETDCDIEAVASMCRRIIGETGLALTLSVNPFVPKPRTPWSGENFAGSRTIKAKYEKIKKEVRSITKKTPQLRLTGIKEAEAEFRLAWYGYKESAALAAAVENGGARLPEANREEAAEEIAKFI, from the coding sequence GTGACCGCCTGGCAGAGCTGGGAAGAGTACCGAAGAGACGAGGAATGGATAAAAGAACTGCCCAAGGGAGGAGATTTGCCTTGGGCTCTCTTTTATCCGGCGGACTATTCCATAGGCGCGGCGAGCCTCGGCTATCAGTACGTCTTTCAGACGCTGCGCGAGCTCGGCGCGGCGGCGGAGCGTTTCTTCGCTTCGCCGGTTCCTTACCGTTCCGCCGACGCCGATACGATGCTCGAGCGCTTTCCAGTAATAACGGCCAGCATCGCCTACGAGTGCGACGTGCCGGTATTCTTCAGATGGCTGAAAGGCGCCGGCGTCCCACTCAGGCCGGAGGAGCGCGAAAAGGGCGGTTTCCCCGTCGTCGGCATGGGCGGCGCGCTGACCTACATCAACCCTCTCGTCGCGTCTGGCGTCTGCGACTTCGTAGTGCTCGGCGACGGCATGGACGTTATGGGCGAGATAGCCGGAGTCCTGCGCCGTTACGGCGGCGGAAGCCGGGAGAAGCTGTGGCGCGAGCTCGCAGCCGTTCCGACCGTCTTCGTCCCTCCGGTACATGTCAGGGAAGGACTTGGAAATTCAAAGCTGCGCATCGCGCGTGAGCTCTCTCTCGACGGTCCATATCCGATGCACAGCGTATGGACGACCCCGCGCGGAACATTCGGCAAGACGCTTTTGATCGAACTTCAGCGCGGATGCGCGCGTTCGTGCGCCTACTGTACTCTGCCTCGATGCTTCGGGAGAATGCGCTTCCGCAAATTCGAGGCGGTCGGGAAGGCGCTTGACGACGTGACGGCGCGCTTCGACGTTCCGCAGGTCGGGCTGGTCACGCCCGAAGCGGGGGACTATCCGTTCATCACGCCGCTTCTCGCCAAGCTCAGGGAAAAGGGGGCGGGCGTCTCCTTCGCCTCGCTTCGTCTCGACAGGCTCACGGAGGATATGATAACGGCGATGTCCGAGAGCGGACGGCGCAGCGTGACGGTGGCCCCGGAGACAGGAAGCGACCGCCTGCGCTTCGCGTGCGGTAAGAAATTCACCAACGACCTCGTCGTCGAAAAACTCGCCATGGCCCGTTCGCTCGGCATCGACAAGGCGAAGCTCTACCTTATGACGGGGCTCCCGGGCGAGACCGACTGCGATATAGAGGCCGTCGCTTCAATGTGCCGCCGCATAATCGGCGAAACGGGGCTCGCCCTCACACTTTCGGTCAATCCTTTCGTCCCGAAGCCGCGGACTCCGTGGAGCGGGGAAAATTTTGCCGGGAGCCGCACAATTAAAGCAAAGTATGAGAAAATAAAGAAGGAGGTGCGGAGCATAACGAAGAAGACTCCGCAGCTTCGTCTCACAGGAATCAAGGAAGCCGAGGCTGAGTTCCGCCTCGCATGGTACGGATATAAAGAGAGCGCGGCCCTCGCCGCCGCCGTAGAAAACGGCGGCGCCCGCCTGCCCGAAGCGAACAGGGAAGAGGCGGCGGAGGAAATCGCGAAGTTCATCTAG
- a CDS encoding SPOR domain-containing protein: MVTRRSRNFKEKSTASNILGRLIMPVAVIMALALFYFSIKLFFFSPPREGGRLPSVPETPSVAEPYVPDDDYGDELPPVDMDEPVTITPDAPQRPKPEPAQPEAPAEKPKPVVSKPVQKPADKPKPAVTQQPKPAQSSGPRWDVQIGGFRARSGAELTVKQAREKGYSAYVVDEKLDGQPFYKVRVRGHKDKKDAQALSQKLAAAGFPVYVVSVK; the protein is encoded by the coding sequence ATGGTTACTCGCAGGTCTCGAAATTTCAAAGAAAAGAGCACGGCCTCGAACATCCTCGGGCGTCTTATAATGCCGGTCGCCGTCATTATGGCTCTGGCGCTCTTTTATTTCAGCATAAAGCTTTTCTTCTTCTCGCCGCCGCGCGAGGGAGGCCGGCTTCCGAGCGTGCCGGAAACGCCGTCCGTCGCGGAGCCGTATGTCCCCGACGACGACTACGGCGACGAGCTCCCGCCGGTTGACATGGACGAGCCTGTTACGATAACGCCTGACGCGCCGCAGCGGCCGAAGCCGGAACCGGCGCAGCCCGAGGCGCCCGCCGAAAAACCGAAGCCGGTCGTGTCGAAGCCGGTTCAAAAGCCTGCGGATAAGCCGAAGCCTGCCGTAACGCAGCAGCCGAAGCCGGCGCAGAGCTCCGGCCCGAGGTGGGATGTGCAGATAGGCGGCTTCCGTGCGCGTTCCGGCGCGGAACTCACGGTGAAACAGGCGCGCGAAAAGGGCTATTCCGCCTACGTTGTAGACGAGAAGCTCGACGGGCAGCCCTTCTATAAAGTGAGGGTGCGCGGACACAAGGACAAGAAGGACGCGCAGGCGCTTTCGCAGAAGCTCGCCGCCGCCGGATTCCCCGTCTATGTAGTATCGGTAAAATAA
- a CDS encoding molybdopterin molybdotransferase MoeA, whose product MAGFVKEVAPREAALDEIEKRLAFPWNCKKTEVALRGAAGRRCAEAVTSPAPYPPFRRSLRDGYAVNHMDAAGATPGTPLFLSKKGEVKMGEAPGFTLSLGEACPIPTGGMLPDGADAVVMLEDTSEAGGWVEIRRGVQGGENVIGKGEEVAEGEELLPAGSLVDFRTVSVLAAIGAAKLPVHDIKISILSTGDEIVPAEEQNPPLGAVRDVNGWSVGALLSRFGFPAEYRGIVSDDGAEFERRFRCELAACDVLILSGGSSVGVRDHCSRLFESLPEPGLLVRGINIAPGKPTLIAADAAARKLAVSLPGHPLSCFTVGFTVLLPLLLRLIGADERECWTRTLMPLACDLAARTGPEEFFPCSLNADGTVSPLAAKSGYISILSGACGFIRIPEDRETARAGEYAEVWLWR is encoded by the coding sequence ATGGCGGGTTTTGTAAAAGAGGTCGCGCCGCGCGAAGCGGCGCTCGACGAAATAGAAAAACGCCTCGCTTTCCCGTGGAACTGTAAGAAAACGGAAGTAGCGCTCCGCGGAGCCGCCGGACGCCGCTGCGCGGAGGCTGTGACGAGCCCAGCGCCGTATCCGCCGTTCCGCCGCAGCCTGCGCGACGGCTACGCCGTGAACCACATGGACGCGGCAGGCGCTACGCCGGGGACCCCGCTTTTTTTATCGAAGAAAGGCGAAGTGAAGATGGGAGAAGCGCCCGGCTTCACGCTCTCGCTCGGCGAAGCGTGCCCCATCCCGACCGGCGGAATGCTGCCCGACGGGGCCGACGCCGTAGTGATGCTCGAGGATACATCAGAAGCCGGAGGCTGGGTCGAGATACGGCGCGGCGTACAGGGCGGAGAAAACGTCATAGGCAAAGGCGAAGAGGTCGCCGAAGGCGAGGAGCTGCTCCCAGCCGGAAGCCTCGTAGATTTTCGGACGGTAAGCGTGCTCGCCGCGATAGGGGCGGCAAAACTGCCCGTACATGATATAAAGATTTCTATTCTCTCGACCGGAGACGAGATAGTCCCGGCTGAGGAACAGAATCCGCCGCTCGGAGCGGTGCGCGACGTGAACGGATGGAGCGTCGGGGCCCTGCTGTCCCGCTTCGGATTTCCCGCCGAATACAGAGGCATAGTCTCGGACGACGGCGCTGAATTCGAGCGCCGCTTCCGCTGCGAGCTAGCCGCATGCGACGTGCTGATACTGAGCGGAGGCTCGTCGGTCGGCGTGCGCGACCATTGCTCGCGGCTTTTTGAATCCTTGCCGGAGCCAGGGCTGCTCGTGCGCGGAATCAACATCGCGCCTGGCAAGCCTACGCTGATAGCGGCGGACGCTGCCGCGCGCAAGCTCGCCGTCAGTCTGCCGGGGCATCCGCTTTCCTGCTTTACCGTCGGTTTCACCGTGCTTCTGCCGCTGCTCCTGCGCCTTATCGGCGCTGATGAACGCGAGTGCTGGACCAGGACTCTGATGCCTCTGGCCTGCGACCTCGCGGCGCGCACGGGGCCGGAAGAGTTCTTTCCATGCTCGCTGAACGCGGACGGGACAGTCTCTCCGTTGGCGGCGAAATCTGGGTATATATCGATACTGTCAGGCGCGTGCGGCTTCATAAGGATACCGGAAGACCGCGAGACCGCGCGCGCGGGAGAATATGCGGAGGTGTGGCTATGGCGCTGA
- a CDS encoding molybdopterin biosynthesis protein → MALNFPEHITLEEAWKILENRFGKDADKFKTKMEITEALDRALAGDVLAGRNVPHYAASAVDGYALRSSDTAGASAATPAKVAEGNWQWMNTGAALPEWADCVLMVEDSSTDGGTISVFKPLTPSANVRPLGEDVMAGQIIAREGEIVSPALISLFLCAGIDEVPVYRSPKTLFIPTGDEIIPRGEWLAREQQRSGTVAESNSLFISASFRRWGYSIDVSPVLPDNLEILKEYVERGAKDYDIVLVGAGSAKGRRDHTIEVFESLGEVLFRGVRVKPGRPAMAAAINGRPVICLPGFPMSTAVTLWSLVYPLLRLLTGRAAEYTEMMKEAVGTLGSRAAKLLVQHSSPAGIEEWLRVKTARVGEKLYAWALTSGASVLWALAESDAIAMLPPSALECEKETEINLWMTRRVDYDRRALFQGSDDPAIQLLVTPVRRRGADFASRTVGSMGGLAALSRGECHFAAAHLLDEETGGYNDVFIERFSGGRKWNRVLVFYRTQGIIVARGNPKGIHDFASLCEKDIVFSNRQPGAGTRVLFDHLLKKHGVTPDKIKGYSQICTTHMEAANRVYTGLADATLGIKSAADALGLDFIPLTEEPYELVIPEEYMNHPGIAAVLDSLNDAEWRSKVEEMGGYRWP, encoded by the coding sequence ATGGCGCTGAATTTTCCGGAACATATAACGCTGGAAGAAGCGTGGAAGATTTTAGAAAACAGATTCGGGAAAGACGCGGATAAATTCAAAACGAAGATGGAGATAACGGAGGCGCTCGACCGGGCGCTGGCCGGAGACGTCCTAGCCGGGCGCAACGTGCCTCATTACGCGGCGTCGGCGGTAGACGGCTATGCTCTGCGTTCGTCTGACACCGCCGGCGCGTCGGCCGCGACGCCGGCGAAAGTCGCGGAGGGGAACTGGCAGTGGATGAACACAGGCGCGGCTCTGCCGGAATGGGCTGACTGCGTCCTCATGGTGGAAGACTCTTCGACGGATGGCGGCACCATCTCCGTCTTCAAGCCTCTTACCCCGTCCGCGAACGTGCGGCCGCTCGGCGAAGACGTCATGGCCGGGCAGATAATCGCGCGCGAGGGCGAGATCGTCTCTCCCGCGCTGATTTCCCTTTTTCTCTGCGCGGGGATAGACGAAGTCCCCGTCTACCGTTCGCCGAAGACGCTCTTCATCCCGACCGGTGACGAGATAATACCGCGCGGAGAATGGCTCGCGCGCGAGCAGCAGCGCTCTGGGACGGTCGCCGAGAGCAATTCGCTCTTTATCTCCGCCTCCTTCCGCCGCTGGGGATATTCGATAGACGTTTCCCCAGTACTCCCGGACAATCTTGAAATTCTGAAAGAATACGTTGAACGTGGCGCGAAAGATTACGATATAGTCCTCGTCGGAGCGGGCTCCGCAAAAGGAAGGCGTGATCACACGATTGAAGTTTTTGAATCGCTCGGAGAAGTGCTCTTCCGGGGCGTGCGCGTCAAGCCGGGCCGTCCTGCCATGGCCGCCGCAATAAACGGCAGACCCGTGATATGCCTGCCGGGATTCCCAATGTCCACGGCCGTAACGCTCTGGTCGCTCGTCTATCCGCTGCTCCGCCTGCTCACTGGACGCGCCGCCGAATATACGGAGATGATGAAGGAAGCCGTAGGAACTCTCGGAAGCCGAGCGGCGAAGCTGCTCGTGCAGCATTCGTCCCCTGCCGGAATAGAGGAATGGCTGCGAGTGAAAACGGCGCGCGTCGGCGAAAAGCTCTACGCGTGGGCGCTCACATCCGGCGCAAGCGTGCTCTGGGCGCTCGCCGAGTCCGACGCGATAGCGATGCTTCCGCCGTCGGCTCTCGAATGCGAGAAAGAAACTGAAATAAACCTCTGGATGACGCGCAGAGTGGACTACGACAGGCGCGCGCTCTTCCAGGGCTCGGACGACCCCGCGATACAGCTTCTCGTGACGCCTGTGCGGAGGCGCGGAGCGGACTTCGCCTCGCGCACCGTCGGGAGCATGGGCGGCCTTGCGGCGCTTTCGCGCGGCGAATGCCACTTCGCGGCGGCGCATCTGCTCGACGAGGAAACGGGCGGATACAACGACGTTTTCATAGAGCGCTTCTCCGGCGGCAGAAAATGGAACCGCGTGCTCGTCTTCTACCGCACGCAGGGAATCATCGTAGCGCGCGGAAATCCGAAAGGAATCCATGACTTCGCCTCCCTCTGCGAAAAAGACATAGTTTTCTCGAACCGCCAGCCGGGAGCCGGCACGCGCGTCCTGTTCGACCATCTGCTGAAAAAGCACGGAGTGACGCCGGATAAAATAAAAGGCTACTCGCAGATATGCACGACGCACATGGAGGCGGCGAACCGCGTCTACACCGGGCTCGCCGACGCGACGCTCGGCATAAAATCCGCCGCCGACGCTCTGGGGCTCGACTTCATCCCGCTGACCGAAGAACCATACGAGCTCGTGATCCCGGAGGAATACATGAACCATCCCGGCATCGCGGCCGTGCTCGACAGCCTGAACGACGCGGAATGGCGCTCGAAAGTGGAGGAAATGGGCGGATACAGATGGCCTTAA
- the moaA gene encoding GTP 3',8-cyclase MoaA, whose amino-acid sequence MALNELVDGFGRRLNYVRISVTDRCNFRCTYCMPEEGVKCLSHRDILRYEDIAFLCAAFAELGVRKFRFTGGEPLVRKGLVPFLKDFHAAMPQAKTALTTNGSLLEEYADGLAEAGLGSLNISLDTLEPEKFRSITRIGDIGRVFAGIRAARRAGLTNIKLNTVLIRGFNDGEVGRLLEFAEENSLLLRLIEFMPLEDDVWSKDAFISGEEILSMLPGGRWIKEENGGSKEDGPAQYFMNEATGRRIGVIDAVTNHFCRSCNRLRVSAEGGLRTCLFSENETPLKAIIESRDAATLREALLNAAREKPRCWSDVKTGTLHMSGIGG is encoded by the coding sequence ATGGCCTTAAACGAGCTTGTAGACGGCTTCGGACGCAGGCTTAACTACGTCCGCATATCCGTGACCGACCGCTGCAACTTCCGATGCACCTACTGTATGCCGGAAGAGGGTGTCAAGTGCCTCAGCCACAGGGACATACTTCGCTACGAAGATATAGCGTTTCTGTGCGCCGCGTTCGCGGAGCTCGGCGTAAGGAAATTCCGCTTTACCGGCGGCGAACCGCTTGTAAGAAAGGGACTGGTGCCTTTTTTGAAGGACTTTCACGCGGCTATGCCGCAGGCAAAAACTGCCCTTACGACCAACGGTTCGCTGCTTGAGGAATACGCGGACGGTCTTGCCGAAGCGGGGCTCGGCTCCCTCAACATAAGCCTAGACACGCTCGAGCCGGAGAAATTCCGCAGCATAACTAGGATCGGCGACATCGGGCGCGTATTCGCCGGAATCAGAGCCGCGCGGCGCGCCGGGCTGACGAACATAAAGCTCAACACGGTGCTGATACGCGGCTTCAACGACGGGGAAGTGGGGCGGCTGCTGGAGTTCGCCGAAGAAAACAGCCTCCTGCTCCGGCTGATAGAATTCATGCCGCTAGAGGACGACGTGTGGTCCAAGGACGCCTTCATAAGCGGAGAGGAAATCCTGTCGATGCTCCCCGGAGGACGCTGGATCAAAGAAGAAAACGGCGGCTCGAAAGAGGACGGCCCGGCGCAGTATTTCATGAATGAGGCGACCGGGCGCAGAATAGGCGTCATCGACGCAGTGACGAATCACTTCTGCCGGAGCTGCAACCGCCTGCGAGTTTCTGCTGAAGGCGGGCTTCGGACGTGCCTTTTCAGCGAGAACGAGACGCCGCTTAAAGCTATAATAGAAAGCAGAGACGCCGCGACGCTCCGCGAAGCGCTGCTCAATGCGGCAAGAGAGAAGCCGCGCTGCTGGAGCGACGTAAAGACCGGGACGCTCCACATGTCGGGAATCGGAGGTTGA
- the moaC gene encoding cyclic pyranopterin monophosphate synthase MoaC, whose translation MGEYTHFDAEGRPTLVDVSGKAVTKRTAWAEGWLYLPDSIYETVSNGAVKKGDPFSIAELGGIMGAKRTPDLIPLCHTIRLDNVRVRCELDHEKKALKITCEASASEVTGVEMEALTGVSVAALTFYDMCKGIDKGMIIKDIRLLRKTGGKSGEWNAGRGYGE comes from the coding sequence ATGGGCGAATATACTCATTTCGACGCGGAAGGCCGGCCCACGCTCGTAGACGTGAGCGGTAAAGCCGTCACAAAACGCACCGCGTGGGCGGAGGGCTGGCTGTACCTCCCTGACTCGATATACGAGACCGTCTCCAATGGAGCCGTCAAGAAAGGCGACCCGTTCTCCATAGCCGAGCTCGGCGGCATAATGGGGGCGAAACGCACGCCCGACCTTATACCGCTCTGCCACACGATACGGCTTGACAACGTAAGGGTACGCTGCGAGCTTGATCACGAAAAGAAAGCGCTCAAAATCACCTGCGAGGCATCGGCATCCGAAGTCACGGGCGTAGAGATGGAGGCTCTTACTGGGGTTTCCGTAGCGGCGCTGACCTTCTACGACATGTGCAAGGGGATAGACAAGGGAATGATAATCAAGGACATCCGCCTGCTCCGCAAAACCGGAGGCAAGAGCGGCGAATGGAACGCCGGAAGGGGCTACGGGGAATGA
- a CDS encoding MogA/MoaB family molybdenum cofactor biosynthesis protein, with protein sequence MMRILRLYAPSLIGDHTLCYVSTNRDGNVCINDVEIQVLWARAGDPLDGEERAGAMTVVLPREAELKEGDFLSVGKDGDTLLRWQDGRFRVCRAGFLGVSEKAEIWPAIRTAVLTVSDKGSRGEREDTAGPELEHLAFMQGCVTEDKKIVPDDPEEICAAVMAWAEAGISLVLTTGGTGLSQRDNTPEALLSIADKTVPGFGEMMRIETLKYTERSFLTRSVAIITGRTLAVAFPGSRRGVEQCFGAIAGGLRHAVETLTGKASECGGHKH encoded by the coding sequence ATGATGAGAATACTCAGGCTGTACGCGCCGTCGCTGATAGGCGACCACACTCTCTGCTACGTCAGCACAAACAGGGACGGAAACGTATGTATCAACGACGTAGAGATACAGGTGCTCTGGGCCCGCGCGGGAGATCCGCTTGACGGCGAAGAACGCGCCGGAGCGATGACCGTCGTGCTTCCGCGCGAAGCCGAACTGAAAGAAGGGGACTTCCTCTCGGTAGGCAAGGACGGAGACACCCTTCTGCGCTGGCAGGACGGGCGCTTCCGCGTATGCCGGGCCGGATTCCTCGGCGTATCAGAGAAGGCCGAGATATGGCCCGCGATAAGGACTGCCGTGCTCACGGTCAGCGACAAGGGCAGCAGGGGGGAGCGAGAGGACACCGCAGGGCCGGAGCTCGAGCATCTCGCCTTCATGCAGGGATGCGTGACGGAGGACAAGAAAATCGTCCCAGACGACCCGGAAGAGATATGCGCCGCTGTCATGGCGTGGGCCGAGGCCGGCATAAGCCTCGTTCTTACGACAGGCGGCACAGGGCTTTCGCAGCGCGACAACACGCCCGAGGCGCTGCTTTCGATAGCGGACAAGACCGTCCCGGGCTTCGGAGAAATGATGCGCATAGAGACGCTGAAATACACGGAGCGCTCATTCCTCACGCGTTCCGTCGCCATAATCACCGGACGCACGCTCGCCGTCGCTTTCCCGGGGAGCCGCCGCGGAGTGGAGCAGTGCTTCGGCGCGATAGCGGGAGGGCTGCGCCACGCGGTCGAGACGCTCACAGGCAAAGCCTCCGAATGCGGCGGACATAAGCACTGA